TAACAACGCTTTTATCCCGTTCCGCTTATTCTGTTGCCCTGGCAGCTCTGGTAGCAGGCCTAGCAGCCTGCGGCGGCGATTCCCCAACCGCTACAACCGAAGGTACTGATGCCGGTGGTACCGATAGCCCTTCTGGTATAGCAGGCGATATTCAGGTTGACGGTTCTAGTACCGTTTTCCCCATTTCTGAAGCCATGGCTGAAGAATTTATGGCAGCCAACCCCGAAACCCGCGTAACGGTGGGTGTTTCTGGAACTGGCGGTGGCTTCGAGAAATTCTGTACGGGTGAAACCGACATCTCCAACGCTTCTCGCCCCATTAAGCAGGAAGAGATTGAAGCCTGTGAGCAGGCTGGCGTTGAGTTCGTCGAACTGCCGGTTGCATTTGACGGTATTACGGTCGTTACCAACACCGGCAACGACTGGGTTCAGTGCTTGACCACTGAAGAACTTAATACTATTTGGGCACCTGAAGCTGAAGGCCAGGTCGCCAACTGGAATCAGGTCAGACCTGATTTTCCCAACCAGCCTCTAGGGCTATATGGTCCCGGAACCGATTCAGGCACCTTCGATTACTTCACTGACGCCATTAACGGTGAGGAAGGGGCCAGCCGAGGTGATTACACTGCGAGCGAAGATGACAATGTAGTTGTTCAAGGGGTTGGGTCAGATGACGGTGGCCTAGGCTACTTCGGCTACGCCTACTACGAAGAGAACGAAGGCCAGCTCAAGGCCCTAGAGATTGAAAACGAAGCCGGTGAATGTGTGGCCCCTTCTCGCGAAACCATCGCTGACGGCACCTACGCTCCCTTAGCTCGGCCCATTTTCATCTACGTTAATCGGGAGGCTTACGAAACCAAGCCTCAGGTTCAAGCCTTTGTGGACTATCAAGTAGATCCTGCTAACGAAGAGTTGGTTTCTGAAGCAGGTTACATTGCGCTTCCTGCTGATATCTCAGAGAAAGTGGTCGCAAGAGTTAGCAATGCAACAACAGGCTCTATCTATGAAGGTGGCTCCTCTGTAGGCGTCAAGCTCTCTGATAAGCTGTAGAAACTAGGTGTTTTAGGGGCGGAAGTTACTGTTTCTTTTGCCCCTGCACTTTGGGATTCACCAGGTTCCTAGAAATGGCTTTGTGCTCCTGCGGGGCTGCATAGCTTTGCCCGTTGTGTGAGTTATTTATAGCAGGTGCGGTGTGTAGATGACGGCTGAAGTACCTCCCCAAAGCTCGGCTTCTCTTTGGCGGCCTAACCGTCAAAGAAGTAAACAAATTCAGAATCTAGTCGTCGTGATCACGGGGGCATTCGCAGCGATTTCTATCCTGACGACCCTGGGTATTGTTGCGACCTTGATGTTCGAGACATTTGAATTTTTCCGGGAAGTTCCTTTCTGGAATTTCCTCACCGATCGGCGCTGGACTCCACTGTTTAGCAGCAAGCAGTTTGGCATCTTTGTTCTAATCAGTGCGACGGTGCTGACCTCGGTTATCGCTATTCTTGTCGCTCTGCCCCTAGGGCTACTAGCTGCGATCTGCTTGAGTGAGTATGCTCAGCCAAAGACGCGCCGCATACTGAAGCCTGTTCTAGAAATCCTGGCAGGCATTCCTTCTGTCGTCTTTGGCTACTTTGCTCTGCTGACGGTTACACCGTTTCTGCAGTCTTTTATTCCTAATCTTCAGGGCTTCAATGCTCTCAGTGCAGGGTTAATTTTAGGAATTAGCATTACGCCCCTCGTGGCTTCTCTCAGTGAAGATGCCATTTATTCAGTGCCTCAAAGCCTGCGGGATGGTTCCTATGCTTTGGGGGCAACCAGGCGAGAAACAATTACTGCTGTAGTCTTACCGGCTGCTCTATCGGGGATTGTAGCGTCGTTGATCTTGGCGGTTTCTAGAGCTATTGGGGAGACGATGATTGTAACGCTAGCAGCAGGCCAAAACCCAACCCTTGGCTTAAATCCTTTTGTGCCAGTCATGACCATGACTGCCTACATTGTGCAGGTCAGCTTGGGAGACACGCCAGTGGGGTCGTTGGCCTTCAAAACGATTTTCGCTGTGGGCATGACTCTCTTCCTGATGACCTTGGTTCTTAACCTATTTAGCTTCTGGTTCGTGCGTCGCTTCCGGGAGAAGTATGAGTAATGACGATTAATACCTCACAAGAGCTTGCCAGTGGCGATGCTGCCTCCGGTAAAGAGAATTTTGATCAGAACTTGGCTGGACGCTATCGCGCTGACTCCATGTTTCAAGCTGCTGCTTGGGGGGCTGTTGCAATTGCGATCGCAGTTTTGGTCTGGCTATTGGTGGACGTCCTAATAGACGGCTTGCCTCATCTGGACTTGCAGTTTATCACCAGTTTTCCTTCCCGAAGGGCTGAGTCAGCCGGGATTGCCGCAGCCCTGGCAGGTACCCTCTGGGTTATGGCCCTAGTCGCCCTCATCTCCTTCCCAATAGGCGTAGGGGCCGGCATTTACATGGAAGAATTTTCCAAAGACAGCTGGTTTAATCGCTTTATTGAAGTTAACATCAGCAATCTTGCAGGTGTGCCCTCAATTATTTATGGGTTGCTCGGCTTAGCAGCATTTGTGCAGCTTATGGGACCGCTAACCGGGGGCCGCAGCGTGATTTCAGGAGCATTAACGCTGGTGCTGTTGATTTTGCCAATTATTATCGTGGCTACCCGTGAGGCGCTGCGATCTGTGCCAGACAGTATTCGGCAGGCAGGATTTGCCCTGGGGGCGACTCGTTGGGAAGTTGTTTGGGCCCATGTGCTGCCCTCCTCATTGCCGGGTATTCTTACCGGAGTCATCTTAGCCTTGTCCCGTGCAATTGGAGAGACGGCACCGCTGATTGCCATTGGCGCTTTGACCTTTGTACCTTTTAGGCCAGAAGGTCTAAGAAGTCCTTTTACAGTGTTACCCATTCAAGTTTATAACTGGGTCAGCCGGCCTCAAGCAGAATTTCATAGCATTGCAGCAGCAGCCATTATTGGGCTGCTAATTGTGTTGCTTGGGATGAATGGAATTGCCATTTACCTGCGTAACCATTTCCAAAAATCTCGCTAGTGACGCGGCCCTAGTCGCATTTGCTGATAGTGACTCCTAATGTGACGCCTAATAATAACTGCTACTCATCGTCTCGCTAACCTAACTGCGCCATGTTACAAAATTCTCAGGCCCAAACCGCCAATGACATAGCTCTAGAGGTAGAGAATGTCTCGGTCTCCTACGGTTCGACGCTCGCAGTTCGGGACGTGTTCCTGGACGTTCCCAAAAACCAGATTGTGGCTTTTATTGGTCCCTCTGGCTGCGGTAAGAGCACAATTCTACGCTGCTTCAACCGCATGAACGACCTGATTTCTGGAGCTCGTATGGAAGGTCGGATCACCTACCACGGTCGCAGTATCTACGACCGCTCAGTTGACCCGGTAGAGCTGCGCCGTCAGATTGGCATGGTGTTTCAAAAGCCCAACCCCTTTCCCAAATCAATCTACGAAAATATCAGCTTCGGTGCGCGCATTAATGGCTACCGGGGCAACATGGATGATTTGGTAGAATCGTCCCTGCGGAGCTCTGGCCTGTGGGAAGAGGTGAAGGACAAGCTGAAGGAGAGCGGCCTCTCGCTTTCGGGTGGTCAGCAGCAGCGGCTATGTATTGCGCGTGCGATCGCAATTGAGCCCGAAGTGATTCTAATGGACGAGCCTTGCTCAGCTCTAGACCCAATCTCCAC
The window above is part of the Pseudanabaena sp. FACHB-2040 genome. Proteins encoded here:
- a CDS encoding PstS family phosphate ABC transporter substrate-binding protein — its product is MVLTTLLSRSAYSVALAALVAGLAACGGDSPTATTEGTDAGGTDSPSGIAGDIQVDGSSTVFPISEAMAEEFMAANPETRVTVGVSGTGGGFEKFCTGETDISNASRPIKQEEIEACEQAGVEFVELPVAFDGITVVTNTGNDWVQCLTTEELNTIWAPEAEGQVANWNQVRPDFPNQPLGLYGPGTDSGTFDYFTDAINGEEGASRGDYTASEDDNVVVQGVGSDDGGLGYFGYAYYEENEGQLKALEIENEAGECVAPSRETIADGTYAPLARPIFIYVNREAYETKPQVQAFVDYQVDPANEELVSEAGYIALPADISEKVVARVSNATTGSIYEGGSSVGVKLSDKL
- the pstC gene encoding phosphate ABC transporter permease subunit PstC encodes the protein MTAEVPPQSSASLWRPNRQRSKQIQNLVVVITGAFAAISILTTLGIVATLMFETFEFFREVPFWNFLTDRRWTPLFSSKQFGIFVLISATVLTSVIAILVALPLGLLAAICLSEYAQPKTRRILKPVLEILAGIPSVVFGYFALLTVTPFLQSFIPNLQGFNALSAGLILGISITPLVASLSEDAIYSVPQSLRDGSYALGATRRETITAVVLPAALSGIVASLILAVSRAIGETMIVTLAAGQNPTLGLNPFVPVMTMTAYIVQVSLGDTPVGSLAFKTIFAVGMTLFLMTLVLNLFSFWFVRRFREKYE
- the pstA gene encoding phosphate ABC transporter permease PstA, with amino-acid sequence MTINTSQELASGDAASGKENFDQNLAGRYRADSMFQAAAWGAVAIAIAVLVWLLVDVLIDGLPHLDLQFITSFPSRRAESAGIAAALAGTLWVMALVALISFPIGVGAGIYMEEFSKDSWFNRFIEVNISNLAGVPSIIYGLLGLAAFVQLMGPLTGGRSVISGALTLVLLILPIIIVATREALRSVPDSIRQAGFALGATRWEVVWAHVLPSSLPGILTGVILALSRAIGETAPLIAIGALTFVPFRPEGLRSPFTVLPIQVYNWVSRPQAEFHSIAAAAIIGLLIVLLGMNGIAIYLRNHFQKSR
- the pstB gene encoding phosphate ABC transporter ATP-binding protein PstB; protein product: MLQNSQAQTANDIALEVENVSVSYGSTLAVRDVFLDVPKNQIVAFIGPSGCGKSTILRCFNRMNDLISGARMEGRITYHGRSIYDRSVDPVELRRQIGMVFQKPNPFPKSIYENISFGARINGYRGNMDDLVESSLRSSGLWEEVKDKLKESGLSLSGGQQQRLCIARAIAIEPEVILMDEPCSALDPISTLKIEELMQELKTNYTIIIVTHNMQQASRVSDKTAFFNAQATPAGGKVGYLVEYNDTKVIFNNPKEEYTRDYVSGRFG